The Flavobacterium jumunjinense genome includes a region encoding these proteins:
- a CDS encoding SusD/RagB family nutrient-binding outer membrane lipoprotein, with protein sequence MRKYTYSCLIAITVFLVASCTKDFEEINTNPNAPNTVHPSLLLRQVIYNFGENMSYEGFVAGDLLAQHRTALDFNLFDRHALKSPQLGGNPWPIFYKNLRDNEIMLKQARQSSTLKVYEGPALILKAYMAAGLTDLFGNVPYFEAFNGTEGEVTPVYDSQESIYLNTNGILDNLEKGIAAIENYTDAISLQGDIIYNGNLQSWVRFAKSLQIKYLLRISAKVNVTSQLQALYDEGNYIMTNDQNAIFNFTNTAPNSFRLAQLRVGDFNNFVMSETMEDILTNYNDTRINTFFRPYANATSGEFNGLLNGIDASSTSIVLANYSLAGTIFRENTATLNANFITAWEVQLALAEAAEKGLIMANGQTLYENGVTLAFQYWNATMPTNYLTGNAAYNATGTTPLQQISTQKWIANIINGYEGWVEYRRTGFPQLRTIAASLNNDLIPVRMPYPSEEEALNSENYNEAATATDGNSINFPVWWDE encoded by the coding sequence ATGAGAAAATATACATACAGTTGTTTAATTGCAATAACAGTTTTTTTGGTTGCCAGTTGCACAAAAGATTTTGAAGAAATAAATACCAATCCCAATGCTCCAAATACAGTACATCCAAGCTTATTATTGCGTCAAGTGATTTATAATTTTGGAGAAAACATGAGTTATGAAGGTTTTGTAGCAGGAGATTTATTAGCACAACATAGAACTGCGTTAGATTTTAATCTGTTCGATCGTCATGCACTCAAATCGCCTCAATTAGGAGGAAATCCTTGGCCCATTTTTTATAAGAACTTGCGCGATAATGAAATTATGCTGAAACAAGCACGTCAGTCATCTACTTTAAAGGTATATGAAGGACCAGCCTTAATTTTAAAGGCCTATATGGCTGCGGGTCTCACCGATTTATTTGGTAATGTACCTTATTTTGAAGCATTTAATGGAACTGAAGGAGAAGTGACTCCAGTTTATGACAGTCAGGAAAGTATCTATTTAAACACAAACGGAATTCTAGATAATTTAGAGAAAGGTATTGCTGCTATTGAAAATTATACCGATGCCATTTCATTACAAGGTGATATTATATATAATGGAAATTTGCAATCATGGGTTCGGTTTGCAAAATCATTACAGATTAAATATTTATTGCGTATTTCAGCAAAAGTAAATGTGACATCTCAGTTGCAAGCACTTTACGATGAAGGCAATTATATTATGACGAACGATCAAAACGCTATTTTTAATTTCACCAATACCGCACCCAATAGTTTTAGATTGGCTCAATTGAGAGTTGGAGACTTTAATAATTTTGTAATGTCTGAAACTATGGAAGACATTTTAACAAATTATAATGATACGAGAATAAATACCTTTTTTAGACCTTATGCAAACGCAACTTCAGGAGAATTTAATGGACTACTTAATGGTATCGATGCTTCTTCAACATCTATTGTGTTAGCAAATTATTCTTTGGCTGGAACTATTTTTAGAGAGAACACAGCAACATTAAATGCTAATTTTATTACCGCTTGGGAAGTGCAATTGGCATTGGCAGAAGCAGCCGAAAAAGGATTGATTATGGCTAACGGGCAAACCTTATACGAAAATGGAGTTACTCTTGCTTTTCAATATTGGAATGCAACAATGCCAACTAATTATCTAACAGGGAATGCGGCTTACAATGCTACAGGAACAACACCTTTGCAACAAATTAGCACACAAAAATGGATAGCCAATATCATTAACGGCTATGAAGGTTGGGTAGAATATAGAAGAACAGGTTTTCCTCAATTGAGAACGATTGCTGCTAGCTTAAATAACGATTTAATTCCTGTTAGAATGCCTTATCCTTCAGAAGAAGAAGCATTAAATAGCGAGAATTACAATGAAGCAGCAACGGCAACAGATGGTAATAGTATAAACTTCCCAGTATGGTGGGACGAATAA
- a CDS encoding SusC/RagA family TonB-linked outer membrane protein, translating into MRQIYVLLLLTVSCFGFSQIKITGTITSAIDNNPLPYVSIATSTSNGTTSDENGKYTITVSATSERLQFSYLGFQTQTITVGKQIIINVALQEDTANLQEVVVTALGLKRESKELGYAVQSLASDALTEVKTVNFLDNLAAKVAGVTITQGATGVGSSSKITIRGEASFSNNNPLFVVDGVPINNETIFNFTNEAAAGFQEIDYGNGAMEVNPDDIESVTVLKGPSAAALYGTRASNGVIVIKTKDGNKKKGFGVSFNTSLTVDSAFQLPDFQNQYGQGNSGQFAYVDGLGGGTNDNITYSWGPRLDAGLSVPQFDSPVQLPNGSFVRGGDTSLYNGIGITPTPFVSHANNLKDFYRTGTTTINNIAVTNGFEKGNYRLSFTDLRSEAIIPGVNLDRQTIAAKLNFEPSEKTTISTAINYVNSSSDNRPSNGYGSENVNYSLVAWGPRSLDINSLKNYWQPGLEGMQQYSFNYTFFDNPYFILYENRNSFERDRIFGNLQVQQEITKNLSLSVRTGMDYSSETRKMRRAFSSNRFRNGGYAEHDVKYREVNTDFLLNYKNKFNAVSLDVSFGGNRLDQNASTKQSQTVNLAQPGIYNLNNAASPIEIFQFESKKRINSLYGIAKVGYKDFLFVDITARNDWSSALATPFSIDGTSFFYPSVSSSFVVSNVVTLPKVVSFAKLRASIAQVGNDTSPYQTSGAFVSQTPFNGQPTFSNQNFIPNANLKPEQTTSYEVGADVRFFNDRFNVDFTYYNANTEDQIISLPIAISSGYNQQVVNGGKVNTQGVEIILGAIPIKTDNFKWNTTFNFASNRSVIKDLPQEGGRLTLAYSRIYDSANQTVWFQVEEGGKVGDIYGTGYLKNENDQFLIDANGKYIADNNLKKLGNYMPDFTLGWSNSFTYKNWNLGFLFDWRQGGEVVSRTRALGNVGGQLAETTYRPDSGIVAQGVTQSGQPNTIAIPAETYYRQFYDRNHEENNIYDASFLKLRQFSIGYSLPIKEGFLGLKNGGKVDLSVIGNNLFAITENPHFDPEQLAVQGNGFVSGVEDMSYATTRSIGFKLGFNF; encoded by the coding sequence ATGAGGCAAATTTATGTTCTTTTGCTACTCACGGTGTCGTGTTTTGGCTTTTCGCAAATAAAAATAACAGGTACAATAACTAGTGCTATAGATAATAACCCCCTACCGTATGTAAGCATTGCTACGTCAACTTCAAACGGAACTACGTCAGATGAAAATGGGAAATATACAATTACTGTAAGTGCTACATCAGAACGGTTACAATTTTCTTATTTAGGCTTTCAAACGCAAACCATAACGGTTGGGAAGCAAATTATAATTAATGTTGCTCTACAAGAAGATACAGCAAATCTGCAAGAAGTAGTTGTTACAGCATTAGGGTTAAAAAGAGAATCTAAAGAATTGGGTTATGCTGTTCAATCGCTAGCATCGGATGCATTAACAGAGGTTAAAACCGTTAACTTCTTAGACAATCTTGCTGCAAAAGTTGCAGGAGTTACAATAACACAAGGGGCTACGGGTGTTGGGTCTTCTTCAAAAATAACCATTAGAGGTGAGGCTTCTTTTTCAAATAACAATCCATTGTTTGTAGTAGACGGAGTGCCAATTAATAATGAAACCATTTTTAATTTCACGAATGAAGCTGCAGCAGGATTTCAAGAAATTGACTATGGTAATGGTGCAATGGAAGTAAACCCAGACGATATAGAATCGGTCACCGTTTTGAAAGGGCCAAGTGCAGCCGCATTATATGGAACAAGAGCATCAAACGGAGTTATTGTAATAAAGACTAAAGATGGTAACAAGAAAAAAGGATTTGGAGTTAGCTTCAATACCTCTTTAACAGTAGATTCGGCTTTTCAATTACCCGATTTCCAAAATCAATACGGACAAGGGAATTCAGGACAGTTTGCCTATGTAGATGGTCTTGGTGGGGGAACCAATGATAATATAACCTATTCTTGGGGGCCTCGTTTAGATGCAGGATTGTCTGTGCCTCAATTTGATAGTCCTGTGCAATTGCCCAATGGAAGTTTTGTTCGCGGTGGAGACACTTCTTTGTACAATGGAATCGGTATCACACCAACTCCTTTCGTATCGCATGCTAATAATCTAAAAGATTTTTACAGAACAGGCACCACTACAATTAATAATATTGCTGTAACCAATGGTTTCGAAAAAGGAAATTATAGATTATCGTTTACCGACTTGCGTAGTGAAGCTATTATTCCAGGTGTAAACCTAGATCGTCAAACTATTGCCGCTAAACTAAACTTTGAACCATCTGAAAAAACAACCATTTCTACAGCTATAAATTATGTGAATTCAAGTAGCGATAATAGACCTTCAAATGGTTACGGAAGTGAAAATGTGAATTATTCCCTTGTGGCTTGGGGGCCTCGTTCTTTAGATATAAACAGTCTAAAGAATTATTGGCAACCGGGTTTAGAAGGCATGCAGCAATATTCTTTCAATTATACTTTTTTCGACAACCCTTATTTCATTTTATACGAAAATAGAAACTCGTTTGAACGTGATCGTATTTTTGGTAACCTACAAGTGCAACAAGAAATTACTAAAAACCTAAGTTTGTCTGTGCGAACAGGAATGGATTATAGTAGCGAAACGAGAAAGATGCGAAGAGCATTTAGTAGCAATCGTTTTAGAAACGGAGGTTATGCAGAACATGATGTCAAATACAGAGAAGTCAATACCGATTTTTTACTCAATTATAAAAATAAATTCAATGCAGTAAGTTTAGATGTCTCTTTCGGAGGGAATCGCTTAGACCAAAACGCATCAACCAAACAATCACAAACCGTAAATTTAGCACAACCTGGAATATATAATTTGAATAATGCCGCTTCGCCTATTGAAATATTTCAATTCGAATCTAAAAAGAGAATCAATTCGTTATACGGAATTGCGAAAGTGGGCTATAAAGATTTTTTGTTTGTAGACATAACCGCAAGAAACGATTGGTCAAGTGCTTTAGCTACTCCTTTTTCGATAGATGGTACATCTTTTTTTTACCCGTCGGTATCTTCAAGTTTTGTTGTGTCAAATGTTGTGACTTTACCTAAAGTGGTTTCATTTGCAAAACTGAGAGCGAGTATTGCGCAAGTAGGTAACGATACAAGTCCGTATCAAACATCAGGGGCTTTTGTGTCGCAAACACCTTTTAACGGGCAACCCACTTTCAGTAATCAAAACTTCATTCCAAATGCAAATTTAAAACCAGAACAAACTACTTCCTATGAAGTTGGAGCAGACGTTCGTTTTTTCAATGACCGTTTCAATGTAGATTTTACCTATTACAATGCAAATACAGAAGATCAAATTATTTCTTTGCCTATTGCCATTTCTTCGGGCTATAACCAACAAGTGGTAAATGGAGGAAAAGTGAATACACAAGGAGTCGAAATTATTTTAGGTGCTATTCCTATTAAAACGGATAATTTCAAATGGAACACAACATTTAACTTTGCGAGTAATCGTTCTGTTATTAAAGATTTACCACAAGAAGGAGGACGACTAACATTGGCTTATAGCCGAATTTATGATAGTGCAAACCAAACCGTTTGGTTTCAGGTAGAAGAAGGTGGAAAAGTAGGCGATATTTATGGAACAGGCTATTTGAAAAACGAGAACGATCAATTTTTAATAGACGCTAACGGAAAATATATTGCCGATAATAATTTAAAGAAACTAGGAAATTATATGCCCGATTTTACTTTGGGTTGGTCAAATAGCTTTACGTATAAAAACTGGAACTTAGGTTTTTTGTTCGATTGGAGACAAGGAGGAGAAGTAGTATCTAGAACGAGAGCATTAGGAAATGTTGGAGGACAATTAGCAGAAACGACTTACCGACCAGACAGCGGAATTGTAGCTCAAGGTGTAACACAATCTGGGCAGCCTAATACTATTGCTATTCCAGCAGAAACCTATTATCGTCAGTTTTATGATAGAAATCATGAAGAAAATAATATATATGATGCTTCTTTTTTAAAATTACGTCAGTTTTCAATAGGCTATTCTTTGCCAATTAAAGAAGGATTTTTAGGATTGAAAAATGGAGGTAAAGTCGATTTGTCAGTTATAGGGAATAATCTATTTGCAATTACAGAAAATCCTCATTTCGACCCTGAACAATTAGCCGTTCAAGGTAACGGATTTGTGAGTGGTGTAGAAGATATGAGCTATGCTACAACAAGAAGTATCGGTTTTAAATTGGGTTTTAATTTTTAA
- a CDS encoding TIGR04282 family arsenosugar biosynthesis glycosyltransferase produces the protein MKTELKTAILIFARSSECEANIKSFPQSKEIFDSFNEHTLQLVSKTNLPYYRITEQEQVGDSFGERFTNAVQSIYDLGYQSVIVIGNDTPHLTTKHLRQAEKNLHANKVVLGKAIDGGFYLLGIKKDYFNAELFLKLPWQTQQLSTALSKLFLTYKIEVVRLETLVDIDALHDIKRLLQSTKKLDSRIRLLLLKIAEVLTFLFSPLVLFYKEILKSYYYNKGSPFIIYN, from the coding sequence ATGAAAACCGAATTAAAAACAGCAATACTAATTTTTGCCCGTTCTTCCGAATGTGAAGCGAACATAAAGTCGTTTCCACAATCGAAAGAGATTTTTGATTCGTTTAATGAACATACTTTACAACTTGTTTCAAAGACTAATCTGCCCTATTATCGAATTACAGAACAAGAACAAGTTGGCGATTCTTTTGGAGAACGATTTACCAATGCAGTACAATCCATTTATGACTTAGGATATCAATCGGTAATTGTAATCGGAAACGATACACCACATTTAACCACAAAGCACCTGCGTCAAGCAGAGAAAAACCTTCATGCTAACAAAGTAGTTTTAGGAAAGGCAATAGATGGAGGTTTCTATCTTTTAGGAATTAAAAAAGACTACTTTAATGCCGAATTGTTTTTAAAACTACCTTGGCAAACCCAACAACTAAGCACCGCATTATCGAAACTGTTCCTAACCTACAAAATAGAAGTAGTTCGTTTAGAAACCTTAGTCGATATTGATGCTTTGCACGATATAAAAAGGCTTTTACAAAGCACAAAAAAGCTAGATAGTAGAATACGTTTATTATTACTAAAAATAGCGGAGGTTCTTACGTTTCTTTTTAGCCCTTTAGTCCTTTTTTATAAAGAAATACTAAAATCATATTATTACAATAAAGGCTCTCCATTTATTATATACAATTAA
- the arsS gene encoding arsenosugar biosynthesis radical SAM (seleno)protein ArsS (Some members of this family are selenoproteins.): MLKSLQSKESPLSKTDKQLEILSTGIFSDGSLPTFADTIKKTNQFPLQPKKIEILQINVGYMCNQVCAHCHVDAGPDRKEIMTQETMLQILEVLKTTEVNTLDLTGGAPEMNPHFRWFVEEASKIGVKDFIVRSNLTIIRANKKYYDLPDFFKKHNIHVVSSMPHWTKGKTDVQRGDGVFDKSIKALQELNAVGYGMPESGLKLDLVYNPSGAFLPGDQMAMERDFKKALKEDFDIQFHNLFAITNLPISRFLDYLIASDNYEDYMYALVEAYNSSAVTNVMCTNTVSVSWDGWLYDCDFNQMLGLKVASKSKHISEFNEKELKDRNIIISQHCYGCTAGAGSSCQGTVA, encoded by the coding sequence ATGTTAAAATCGCTCCAATCTAAAGAAAGTCCGTTATCTAAAACAGACAAACAATTAGAAATTCTTTCTACTGGAATTTTTAGTGATGGTTCGTTGCCAACATTTGCCGATACAATTAAAAAAACCAACCAATTTCCTTTGCAACCAAAGAAAATTGAAATACTTCAAATAAACGTTGGCTATATGTGCAACCAAGTTTGTGCACATTGCCATGTAGATGCAGGTCCCGATAGAAAAGAAATCATGACCCAAGAAACAATGCTTCAAATTTTAGAAGTATTAAAAACAACAGAAGTAAATACTTTAGATTTAACTGGGGGAGCACCAGAGATGAACCCTCATTTTCGTTGGTTTGTGGAAGAAGCATCAAAAATTGGCGTAAAAGACTTTATCGTTCGGTCTAACTTAACAATTATTAGAGCCAATAAGAAATATTATGATTTACCAGATTTCTTTAAAAAGCATAATATTCACGTTGTTAGTTCTATGCCGCACTGGACTAAAGGAAAAACCGACGTGCAAAGAGGAGATGGTGTTTTCGATAAGTCAATAAAAGCATTGCAAGAATTGAATGCAGTGGGTTACGGAATGCCAGAAAGCGGATTGAAATTAGATTTAGTATACAATCCGTCGGGTGCGTTTTTACCAGGAGACCAAATGGCAATGGAAAGAGATTTTAAGAAAGCACTAAAAGAAGATTTCGATATTCAGTTTCATAATCTATTTGCTATTACAAACTTACCAATTTCTAGATTTCTAGATTATTTAATCGCATCCGATAATTATGAAGATTATATGTATGCATTAGTTGAAGCCTATAATTCTTCAGCAGTTACAAATGTAATGTGTACCAATACCGTTTCTGTAAGTTGGGATGGATGGCTGTATGATTGCGATTTCAATCAAATGCTAGGATTAAAAGTAGCTTCCAAATCGAAGCATATTTCAGAATTTAATGAAAAAGAATTAAAAGACAGAAACATTATTATTTCTCAGCATTGTTATGGCTGTACAGCAGGTGCAGGGAGTAGTTGTCAGGGAACAGTAGCGTAA
- a CDS encoding arsenosugar biosynthesis-associated peroxidase-like protein translates to MEKSYYDPKDLKKFGKIVEWNEELGNSFFEYYGKVFEEGSLSAREKSLIALAVSHAVQCPYCIDAYTGDGLKRGITKEEMMEAVHVTAAIKGGAALVHGVQMMNKYNKLSM, encoded by the coding sequence ATGGAAAAATCATATTACGATCCAAAAGACTTAAAAAAATTCGGTAAAATAGTAGAATGGAACGAAGAACTAGGAAATAGTTTTTTTGAATATTATGGAAAAGTATTTGAAGAGGGTAGCCTTTCAGCTCGTGAAAAATCATTAATAGCTTTAGCCGTTTCTCATGCAGTGCAATGTCCATATTGTATTGATGCCTATACGGGTGATGGATTAAAAAGAGGAATAACCAAAGAAGAAATGATGGAAGCGGTTCATGTTACTGCAGCAATAAAAGGAGGAGCAGCATTAGTACATGGAGTACAAATGATGAACAAATACAATAAACTATCAATGTAG
- a CDS encoding rhodanese-like domain-containing protein has protein sequence MKKIITFLFVLVFGFGFSQKTIPEVLQKYNKNTVPYITVNELKNRKGIVLLDAREQKEYDVSHLEKAIYVGHTKFNSKSFEKQFPNKQSKIVVYCSLGVRSEQIGEKLINLGYTNVENLYGGIFEWKNQDNLVVDNNNETTESVHAFSKEWGKYLTKGTKIYIK, from the coding sequence ATGAAAAAAATAATAACATTTCTTTTTGTTCTTGTTTTTGGTTTTGGGTTTTCTCAAAAAACAATTCCAGAAGTATTGCAAAAATACAATAAGAATACCGTTCCTTACATTACAGTTAATGAACTTAAAAACAGAAAAGGAATAGTGCTTTTAGATGCCAGAGAACAAAAGGAATACGATGTTAGTCATTTAGAAAAAGCAATCTATGTTGGACATACAAAATTCAATTCAAAATCATTCGAAAAGCAATTTCCAAACAAGCAATCTAAAATAGTAGTCTACTGCTCTTTAGGAGTTCGTAGCGAGCAAATAGGTGAAAAGCTAATAAACTTAGGATACACAAATGTAGAAAATCTTTATGGAGGTATTTTTGAATGGAAAAATCAAGATAACCTCGTGGTAGATAATAATAATGAAACGACAGAAAGTGTTCATGCCTTTTCAAAAGAATGGGGTAAATATTTAACAAAAGGAACTAAAATATATATAAAATAA
- a CDS encoding T9SS type A sorting domain-containing protein encodes MYSKLKISTVALLCFAPYLSAQDILWEKSYGGKHAEYLYDAIATPDYGFILAGSSISDKNGNKEEKNKGDLDYWLWKMDEHGNMDWQKSFGGNKVDLLQSIAITHDGGFILGGTSSSDKGIDKKDFNKGLEDFWVIKLNAKGQELWQKTIGGSGMERLLSIAPTKDGGYILGGTSSSDKSDKNAEGTEDLYGKTEDSRGNMDYWVVKLDKDGKIIWQKTIGGLYADELKSIQQTTDGGYILGGYSNSPISGDKTEANFGMGDYWIVKLDEEGTITWQRTFGGDKDDNLFTLSQTKDGGYILGGNSNSSATHSKTKSNKEGTDFWVIKLDEKGTIDWQETYHYGKTDILTSIVENADGTFLIGGYAQSEAQAKSQKSKIKSLPSDKEGINDYIALKINADGEEIWTQTVGSKGDEVMKKLLETRDGGYLLAGTSNGKVSRDKNSTKGGDDFWVVKLRDKEKEEKTKITVEAVPNPAKSFTNVIVNFDYDKGTATLYDLNGRSLQTTEINGEHTVPMEVDTLPQGIYLVEIRTNTQHGSVKVIKK; translated from the coding sequence ATGTATAGCAAATTGAAAATCAGTACGGTCGCATTATTATGCTTCGCGCCCTACTTGTCTGCCCAAGACATCCTTTGGGAAAAATCCTATGGCGGAAAACATGCCGAATATCTTTATGATGCCATTGCAACACCCGACTATGGGTTTATTCTTGCGGGAAGTTCTATTTCTGATAAAAACGGAAATAAAGAAGAAAAAAACAAAGGCGATTTGGATTACTGGCTTTGGAAAATGGATGAACACGGCAATATGGATTGGCAAAAAAGTTTTGGTGGTAACAAAGTAGACCTATTACAAAGCATTGCCATTACACACGATGGAGGCTTTATTCTTGGAGGCACATCGTCTTCTGATAAAGGAATCGACAAAAAAGACTTTAACAAAGGACTAGAAGATTTTTGGGTAATTAAACTCAACGCAAAAGGACAAGAACTTTGGCAAAAAACCATTGGAGGGAGCGGAATGGAACGTCTTTTAAGCATTGCTCCTACCAAAGACGGTGGCTATATTTTAGGAGGCACTTCAAGTTCAGACAAATCCGATAAAAATGCAGAAGGAACCGAAGACTTGTATGGTAAAACCGAAGATTCGAGAGGAAACATGGATTATTGGGTTGTAAAACTAGATAAAGACGGAAAAATTATTTGGCAAAAAACCATTGGAGGACTTTATGCCGATGAACTAAAAAGCATTCAACAAACCACAGATGGAGGTTATATTTTAGGAGGTTATTCTAATTCGCCAATTTCTGGAGACAAAACCGAAGCCAATTTCGGCATGGGCGATTATTGGATTGTAAAACTCGATGAAGAAGGCACTATTACTTGGCAGCGCACTTTTGGTGGCGATAAAGATGATAACTTATTTACACTATCGCAAACCAAAGACGGTGGTTATATTCTGGGTGGAAATTCTAATTCTAGCGCTACCCATTCTAAAACAAAATCGAACAAAGAAGGCACCGACTTTTGGGTGATTAAACTCGATGAAAAAGGAACAATAGATTGGCAAGAAACCTATCATTATGGCAAAACCGACATTTTAACTTCTATTGTAGAAAACGCTGATGGTACTTTTTTAATTGGTGGTTATGCACAGAGTGAAGCACAAGCCAAAAGTCAAAAGTCAAAAATTAAAAGTTTACCATCCGACAAAGAAGGCATCAACGATTATATTGCTTTAAAAATTAATGCCGATGGAGAAGAAATATGGACACAAACTGTAGGTAGCAAAGGCGATGAAGTAATGAAAAAACTATTAGAAACCAGAGATGGTGGCTATCTTTTAGCAGGAACTTCTAACGGAAAAGTATCACGAGACAAAAACAGCACCAAAGGAGGTGACGATTTTTGGGTTGTGAAACTAAGAGACAAAGAAAAAGAAGAAAAAACAAAAATAACAGTAGAAGCTGTTCCTAACCCAGCAAAGAGTTTCACCAATGTAATTGTCAACTTCGACTACGATAAAGGAACTGCAACCCTATACGATCTAAATGGTAGAAGTTTACAAACTACCGAAATTAATGGCGAACATACCGTTCCTATGGAAGTGGACACACTACCACAAGGCATTTATCTGGTAGAAATTAGAACCAACACCCAGCACGGAAGCGTGAAAGTGATTAAAAAATAA
- a CDS encoding endonuclease domain-containing protein, producing the protein MQTKITAKINDKSIKENVLKLPYNPELKNRAKSLRKGYNFAEVVFWKQVRNKSFWGIDFDRQKIIGNYIVDFYIKKLGLVIEIDGESHNNKENYDLKRENYMLSQGVLIFKTTNFRILHDLDNVMKELEHFIIEKYGCN; encoded by the coding sequence ATGCAAACAAAAATAACAGCCAAAATAAACGACAAATCCATTAAAGAAAATGTTCTAAAACTTCCTTATAATCCTGAATTAAAAAACAGAGCAAAGTCCCTTAGAAAAGGATATAATTTTGCCGAAGTTGTGTTTTGGAAACAAGTTAGAAACAAAAGTTTTTGGGGAATTGATTTTGATAGACAAAAAATTATAGGAAACTATATCGTTGACTTTTATATAAAAAAGCTAGGACTTGTTATTGAAATAGATGGTGAAAGCCACAATAATAAAGAAAACTATGATTTAAAAAGAGAAAACTATATGCTATCTCAAGGTGTACTTATTTTTAAAACCACAAATTTTAGAATACTACACGATTTAGACAACGTTATGAAAGAATTAGAACATTTTATTATTGAAAAATACGGGTGTAATTAA